TTGACAGGCAGAAAATCGCGGAAGCGGTGAAGGAGGCGAAGGCCCGGGCTAAGCCGCGTAACTTCACACAGACCGTCGAGATGGCAGTCAACCTCAAGGATATAGACCTGAAGAAGCCTGAGAACAGGTTCAAGCTTGAGGTTGTACTGCCCCACGGTCGTGGGAAGGAGCCCAAAATCGCGGTCATCGCTGATGGTGCCGTTGCCGAGGCGGCTAAAAAGCTCGGGCTTGATGTGATTAGTGGAGAGCAGCTTGAGGAGCTGGCAAAGAACCCCAGAGAGGCAAGGAAGCTTGCCAAGAAGTACGACATGTTTATAGCGGCCGCACCGCTGATGCCAAAGATCGGTAGGTACCTCGGTAAGTACCTCGGTCCGAGGAACAAGATGCCGCAGGTCGTTCCGCCGACCATGACGAACCTCGAACCGATAGTTGCCAGGCTCAAAAGGACAGTAAGGATACAGCTCAAGAACAACCCGGTCGTTCACGCGCCGATAGGAACCGAGGACATGGACGACGAGAAGCTCGCGGAGAACGCAGAGGCGGTTCTCAACGCGATCCTTGGAAAGCTTGAGCGCGGAGAGAACCAGGTGAAGTCAGTGTACGTCAAAACCACCATGGGACCGGCCGTCAAGGTGGAGAGGTGAGGGAAATGGCCCACGTAGCCGAGTGGAAGAAGAAGGAAGTTGAGGAACTCACCAAGATCATCAAGAGTTACCCAGTGATAGCGCTCGTTGACGTGGCCGGCGTCCCAGCCTATCCGCTCAGCAAGATGCGTGAGAAGCTCCGCGGCAAGGCACTCCTCAGGGTCAGCAGGAACACCCTCATAGAGCTGGCCATAAAGAGGGCCGCGGAGGAGCTTAACAACCCCGAACTCGAGAAGCTCATCGACCACATTCAGGGCGGGGCCGGAATACTCGCCACCGAGATGAACCCTTTCAAGCTCTACAAGCTCCTTGAGGAGAGCAAGACCCCGGCTCCGGCCAAGCCGGGTGCGGTTGTTCCGCACGACGTCGTCATCCCGGCCGGACCGACTTCACTCGCGCCGGGTCCCCTCGTTGGTGAGATGCAGGCCCTCGGAATTCCGGCGAGGATCGAGAAGGGTAAGGTCAGCATACAGAAGGACTACACCGCCCTCAAGGCAGGGGAAGTCATAACCGACCAGATGGCAAGGATACTGAACGCGCTCGGAATTGAGCCGCTCGAGGTCGGCCTCAACCTGCTCGCCGCTTACGAGGACGGCATAGTCTACACTCCGGAAGTCCTTGCCATCGACGAGAGCGAGTACATCAACATGCTCCAGCAGGCCTACATGCACGCGTTCAACTTGTCCGTCAACACGGCCTACCCGACCAAGCAGACCATCGAGGCTATCATCCAGAAGGCATTCCTTGGAGCAAAGAACGTCGCTGTCGAGGCTGGCTACATCACCAAGGAAACTGTGGAGGACATCTTTGGCAGGGCCCTTCGTGCAGTCCTGCTCATAGCCCAGAACCTGCCGGAGGAACTGCTTGACGAGAAGACCAAAGAGCTTTTAAACGCTCAGGCACAAATGGCAGTTGCCGCGGCTCCTCAGCCGACTGAAGAGAAGGTTGAGGAGGCCGAGGAAGAGGAAGAAGAGGAGGAAGCCAGCGAAGAGGACGCGCTTGCTGGACTGGGCGCGCTCTTCGGCTGAACTTTCCATTTCCCTCGTATCCCTGAACGAATCCGTGTGAAATGAATGAAAAAAATGAAGATGATTGGAGGTGCGAAAAATGGAGTACGTGTATGCCGCTCTGCTGCTCCACGCCGCTGGTAAGGAGATAACCGAGGAGAACCTCAAGGCAGTCCTTGAGGCCGCCGGCGTTAGCGCCGACGAGGCCAGGATAAAGGCCCTCGTTGCCGCCCTCGAGGGCGTCAACATCGACGAGGTCATCGAGAAGGCCGCCATGCCGGTCGCCGCCCCGGTTGCCGTTGCCGCTGCTCCGGCCGCTGAGGGTGGCGCCGCTGAGGCCGCTGCTGAGGAAGAGGAGGAGGAAGAGGAGGAGGCCAGCGAGGAGGAGGCCCTCGCCGGTCTCGGTGCCCTCTTCGGCTGAACCCTCTTCCATTTTGTCCGCCCTCGGGCGGACGCCTCAAACATTTTCTTTGAAGCTTTTCTAAAAGCTCCATCAAAAGTTTGTAGCTCCTCTCTAAGAAGTGTGTGAATAGGATTTCGGTCTTATAGGTGATTCTCTCTTGGGAACGTTTTAATCGGGCACATCGGCGATGGTTTACTCTTCTTTGAGACCAGTTAGGCGTCGGTTTGGAGTTAGACCCCTTGCTGGGTCAAATTTAAAATATTCCCACTTGAAAGTGGCTTTTTAAGAGGAAAATCACTTGGTTTCTGGCTTTTACAGGGAGCCACTAACTTTGATGAGACTTTGCGAAGGAAAATTTAAAGGGGGTGCGGGGGCGTTAGCCCCCCAGTAGCTTAAGAGAAAAGGGGTTGCGGGGTTTCACCCCGCATCGGGGGGTTTGAGAGTGCAGGAAACTTTGCACTGCAAAGTTTCATCAAAGTTTGTGATTCTATTGAAATTTGCCGTTTGAGAGAGAATTCCACGTGAAAAAAAGCTAGAATAAATCCTGAATTTTGCACTTCTAACGGGTCTCTTAACCAGAGTCCATTTACAACCGACGTCCGAAGGGCGTCAAACGAGAGGAACTACTCAAAACAATGGATATGAAAGAATTCAAGTCAAATGGTGCAGTAAAAAACGGAATTCACTTGCAATCCCCCATGAGAAGAATCACAAACCTTGATCAAACTCAACGGGACGTGCGTTGGAGCTTCGCTCCAACGTCGCGCAGGCGAACAAGCTTGATCAAAAGATTCCCTTTTTGTGTACATGAGCAAAATATTAGGCGTGTGCTCTGTTGAGGCATAATTATCAGGGGTTTCTATGAAAAAGGGCCCTTTAAAACCGTTTCAACTTTATTATTGGCGTCCTTTGGACGCCGTTTGTAGGGTGAAACCCTTGCCGAAGAGCGAGTGGGTGAAAACCCCACTTAGAATTTTTAGCCGTTTAAACTGGCACTTATTTTCCGCCAGCGCTTTCGTTAGAAAGGGCTGATGGCGGGCCCGGCGGGATTCGAACCCGCGACTACCGGCTCCGAAGGCCGGCGCCATGTCCCCTAGGCCACGGGCCCTCGGAAGTGTTTTAAGGGCCGGCAAAATAAAGCTTGCGGTGGTTGGAATGATGCTCCCTGACTGGAAAATCAGAAAGGAGATTCTCATCGAGCCCTTCAACGAGAAGTCCCTTCAGCCTGCTGGCTACGACCTGCGCGTTGGGAAAGAGGCGTACATAAACGGAAGACTCATCAACGTAGAGAAGGAGGGTAAAGTCGTAATCCCGCCCAAGACCCACGCGCTCATCCTAACCCTCGAGCGTGTGAAGCTCCCAGACGACGTGATGGGGGACATGAAGCTCAGGAGCAGCCTCGCGAGGGAAGGTTTACTCGGCTCCTTCGCCTGGGTCGACCCTGGGTGGGACGGCAACCTCACGCTCATGCTCTTCAACGCCTCGGAGGAACCCGTTGAGCTAAATTACGGGGAAAGGTTCGTGCAGATAGCGTTTATACGCCTTGAGGGCCCAGCAAAAAACCCCTACCGCGGCAACTACCAGGGAAGCCAGCATCTTGTTCTCTCGAAGAGGAGAAAGTGATCTCTTCCAAAAACCCACCTTTTTCTTATCCTAGGCGCTTCATATCCAAACTTGAACAAAAGTCCGCCATTACCCCTATCTTTTAGCTCCGCTTTTTTTCAAAGTGTCCAACGGCTCCTAAAAAGCGCCACCTGGGTGAGCCCCCCGATGGTTTCCTATGGCCCGTCCACAAATTCAGGGACGAAGCGGGTACTTAGTGATAGCCATATCCCCGAGCTGGATGTATTTAAGGGTGCATCCGCCTGTAAATCCTCGGAAATGGCCCCGTTTACCGAAAGGTTTATATATCTCCAATTCCCAAAAGAAAACCGAAAAGCCCTTTAAGGAGGTGTTGTGAATGGCCGAGCTTCCGATTGCTCCGATTGACAGGCTTATAAGGAAGGCCGGCGCTGAGAGGGTCAGCGAGGAGGCTGCCAAGGTCCTCGCCGAGTACCTCGAGGAGTACGCCATAGAGCTTGCCAAGAAGGCCAACGACTTCGCCAGGCACGCTGGCAGGAAGACCATCAAAGCCGAGGACATCAAGCTTGCCATCAAGGCCTGAAGGCCTTTTTGGCTTTTCTACTCATTTCTGAACCGTTACCGTTTTAAGCCCCTTCTCTCGGCTTCAGACCATGCCGGAGATAGCCGTCAGGATGACCAAGCGCAACCACAATGCATTCGTCCACCTCCTTGGCGCCTTGGAAAGCCAAGGCTTTGATCTAAGCGAGCTTCTGATAACCAAGGACTTCAACGAAATTCTGAAGGCCAGGCCCAAGGTCGTCCTCTATTCCTTCTTCACCGAGGAAATATGGGGTTCCCTGCAGGAGGAGGTCAGGCTACTCAAAGAGCGGGGAGCGCTTTTAATTGCCGGCGGCTACCACGCGATAGCGATGCCAAAACACACCCTCAGCCACCTCGGTTTTGACATAGCCGTCATCGGCGAAGGGGAGGAGGTTCTCTTCCAGCTCCTGAACGTCCTGAAGAGGACGGGCTACAGGATAACCAAAGACCTTCTAGACATCAGGGGGCTTGCCTTCCACATCAACGGCGAGTTTATCTTCACGGGCTTCGCGAAGGTCGAGGACTTCTGGCGCTTTCCACCTTATCCTGAGAGCGTCCGCCTCATCTCACCGATAGAGATAACCCGTGGCTGTCCCTTCGGCTGCTACTATTGCCAGACGCCTTACATCAAGGGGCTGAGAATGAGACACAGGCCGATAGACCAGATAGTGAAATACTCGAGAAGGATGAGAGACATGCGCTACATAACGCCGAACGCCTTCGCCTACGGAAGTCCCGGCGCCATACTTAAGCTCGACAAGCTCGAGGCGCTCCTAAAGGCGCTTCAACCGCTGAGAAAAGAGGGGAGACGGCTCTTCTACGGCACCTTCCCAAGTGAGGTCAGGCCGGAGTTCGTACTCCCCGAGACGCTGGAGCTCCTCATTGACTACGCGGACAACAGGCGCTTGGCTATAGGCGCCCAGAGCGGTGATGATGCCATGTTAAGGGCCATGCACAGGCTACACAAAGTCGAGCACGTGCAGAGGGCCGTTGAGTACATGCTGGAATACGGCTTCGAGCCGGTCGTAGACTTCATCGTGGGCCTGCCCAACGAGAGTGAGGAAAGCCAGAGGAAGAGCATAGAGCTCATGAAGTGGATAATGAACAAGGGCGGAAAGGTTCGCGCCCACTATTTCATGCCCCTCCCCGGCACACCCTGGTCGAGGTGTAAGCCCTCACCCCTCAGTCCGGAAATGAAGAAGTTTTTGGGAAGAATGGCGGCGAAGGGGAAGATAGAGGGTTCGTGGGGCAAGCAGGTGGAGCTCTCGAGGAGGCTGCAGAGGCTCATCGATGAGTTTTACGAGGAGCCGATGAGCCACACGGTTCCGGTCAGGAACGTCTGCTAGCGTTAGGCTTTTATGATCTTTTTCCAAAGATTCAACCGGGGGAGATGTCGAAGTGGCTCGTCCCTGCGGTCTCTATAGGTCTGTTCTTGGCTTTCTCATACATTGCATGGGGAGTTGAGAGCCTCATCTCTGCGGTCATACTTTCGGTGATACTCCTGCTCTCGACCTCGAGTCCAGGGCGGGCTGGGATTATCTTCTACTTCTTCATCGGCTTCCTTGCCGGCTTTGTGGTGGCTATAGTGATTGGCGTCAAAACGAACGCAACTGGCTGGGAGTCGGCGGTGCTTTTGACCCTGCCCTTTATTGGAGCACTCGTTGCCCTGCTCTACGGGAGAAGGAGCGACTACATGAGCTGGCCCGTCTTTGGCTTCAGGTACAAACGCTGAAGGTACGCCAATAAGCTTATAACCGCATCCAATCGTTATCCAAGCGACGGCGAAATGTACGCCGAAAACTATAAAAGATTCCTGGAGCTTATAGACAAACTGCGAGAGTTTGAGGGTGCCCTCATAGTTGAGGGCATGCGAGACGAGGTGGCTCTGAGGAATCTGGGGGTCAGGGCGGAGATAATAAGGCTCTCACGCCTGCCTTTGACCGAGGTTGCGCTCATCGCGTCATCGTATAAAGAGGTCATGATACTCACAGACTTCGACAGAAAGGGTGAAGAGCTCGCAAGGAAGCTCCTCCAGTATCTGGAGGGCTATCCCTGCAGGGTCGACGCAGAGACGCGCAGAGAGCTCAAGAGAATAGCAAGGAAGGACATCAAAGGGGTGGAGGACCTCTACGGCCTCTACCTGAAGGTCATCTCCGTTTCTGACCCCCTTCCGGAGGGGATTCGATGAAGAGAAAGAAGACAGTGCTGCATCACATTTTGACTGAAAAGCAGAAGTTTGAAAAACGGAAAGAGGGTGATGGTATGTCAGCCAAAGACGAATTTGGAACGACCAAATATGTAATCTACGCCGAATTTGAGGCGAACGGAATCGTTGAAAGGCCCGACGTCGTCGGTGCTATTTTTGGACAGACTGAAGGTCTTCTCGGTGACGATCTTGATCTTAGAGAACTCCAAAAAACCGGAAGGATTGGGAGGATACGGGTTGAAGTTCACACCAAGGCCGGAAAGACCTACGGAACGATAACCGTCCCGTCGAGCCTCGACAGAGTAGAGACGGCGATCCTCGCGGCCGCCTTGGAGACGATAGACCGTGTTGGCCCCGCCGAGGCCAAGATAAAGGTCCTCCGCATCGAGGACGTCAGGGCGACCAAGAGGAAGTACATCATAGAGAGGGCCAAGGAGATACTGGAAGGGCTCATGGAACAGGAGATTCCTGAGACCCAGGAGCTCACCGAGGAGGTCAAGAAGGCGGTAAGGGCTAAGGAGCTCATAGAGTACGGCCCCGAGAAGCTCCCTGCCGGCCCGCACGTGCCGTTTTCCGACTCAATCATAGTGGTCGAGGGTAGAGCGGATGTCCTCAACCTGCTCAAGCACGGAATAAAGAACGCCATAGCCGTCGAGGGAACCTCCGTCCCCGAGACCATCATAAAGCTCAGCAAGGAGCGCATCGTCACAGCATTCACTGATGGCGACCGCGGCGGAGAGCTTATCCTCAAGGAGCTCCTCCAGGTGGCCGACGTTGACTACGTGGCGAGGGCGCCGGAGGGCAAAGAAGTTGAGGAGCTCACCAAGAAGGAGATAGTTAAGTCCCTTAGGAGCAAAGTCCCGGCCGAGCAGGTCATCACCGAAATATTCTACAAAGGCAGGAACTTCTACGATGTCATCAAGGAGACGGAGAAGGCCCGTGAGGAGAAAAAGGAAGAGAAGAAGCCAACTCCCGTACCGGTTCCAGCTCCCGCGCAGGTTCCCGCACAGAGGCACGTTGAAGAGAGGAAGCCGGAGAGGCCCGAGAGGCCGGAGCCCAAAAAGGAAGAGAAGATAATAAGGCCCATCCAGCAGTCGAGGCCGAGCGAGCTTGAGGAGTTCGGAAGCTTCATCGAGAAGGTCAAGAGCGCAAGGGAATCCACTGCGATACTCCTTGACAAGGACAAGAACGTCATAGCTGAGATTCCCGTCAGAGAGCTCACCAACCAGCTCAAGGAGCGCAAGGACGTCTACGCGGTGGTATTCAACGGCGTCATAACCCAGAGGCTCATAGATACCGTCAGCGAGAGCGGTGTCAAGTACCTCATTGGAGCGAGGAAGTACAACGTCGTCAGGCGCCCGATAAACCTCAAGATAGTCACCTTCGCGGAGTGACTTTCTTTCCTATCCCTTCTTATTCTGTTCGTGTTCCTCCCACGTCACTGGTTCAGAATGTGGAGAGCCAAAGACTAACCTTTATAACTTCCCCGTCTCTTCTCTCCCCGGTGGTGAAAGATGGAAGTCGAGACACTGGTCTGGAAGTATGCCCTAGTTAACGCTTACACCCACAAGGGAAAGGCAAACCCAAAAGCCGTTATAGGCAAGGTCCTCGGTGAGAACCCCGAGCTAAGACCAAAGGCCAAGGAGATAATCCCGCTCGTCAACGAGATAGTTGAGAAAGTTAACGCCCTGAGCATTGAGGAGCAGGAGGCGAAGCTCCGCGAGATTTACCCAGAGTTCTTTGAGGAGAAGAGGGAAAAGAAGGAGGAAAAGAAAGGCCTCCCGCCACTTCCTAAAGCGGAGAAAGGAAAGGTCGTTACCCGCTTCGCTCCCAATCCCGACGGTGCCTTCCATCTCGGGAACGCGAGGGCTGCCATCCTGAGCCACGAGTATGCCCGCATGTACGACGGCAAGTTCATCCTCCGCTTTGACGACACCGACCCGAAGGTCAAGAGGCCCGAACCCATCTTTTATGAGTGGATCAATGAGGATCTGGAGTGGCTCGGCTTCAGGGTGGACGAGATACACATCGCCAGCGACAGGCTTGAGATATACTACGACTACGCCGAGAAGCTGATTAAGATGGGCAAGGCTTACGTTTGCACCTGCCCGCCCGAGAAGTTCCGCGAGCTCCGCGACAAGGGAATCGCCTGCCCGCACAGGGATGAGCCAGTGGAGGTTCAGCTCGAACGCTGGAGGAAGATGCTCAACGGTGAGTATAAGGAAGGAGAGGCGGTGGTCAGGATAAAGACCGACCTCAAGCATCCGAACCCCGCTGTTCGCGACTGGCCAGCCCTTAGGATCATAGACAACCCGGACCACCCGCGCGTCGGCGACAAGTACCGCGTCTGGCCGCTATACAACTTCGCGTCAGCGATAGACGACCACGAGTTGGGAGTTACCCACATCTTCCGCGGGCAGGAGCACGCTGAGAACGAGACAAGGCAGAGGTATGTTTACGACTACCTAGGCTGGGAGTATCCAGTTACCGTTCACCACGGAAGGCTGAGCATAGAGGGCGTCATCCTCAGCAAGTCGAAGACGAGGAAGGGAATTGAGGAAGGTAAATACCTCGGCTGGGATGATCCAAGGCTTGGAACCATTAGGGCACTTAGGAGGCGCGGAATCCAGCCTGAGGCTATCAGGGAACTCATCATAGAGGTCGGCCTCAAGAGGAGCGACACCACGATAAGCTGGGACAACCTGGCGGCGATAAACAGGCGTATAGTCGAGCCGATAGCGAACCGCTACTTCTTCGTCGCCGACCCGATTCCGATGTACATTGAGGGAGCCGAGGAGTTCACAGCAGAGATACCGCTCCACCCGGACCACCTGGAGAGGGGCGTTAGGAGGCTCAAGTTTGAACCAGGCAAACCAGTCTACGTCTCCAAGGACGACATGGAGCTGTTCAGGCCGGGCAACTTCGTCCGCCTGAAAGACCTCTTCAACGTCGAGGTAGTTGAAGTCAGCGAGAACGGCATCAAGGCTAAGTTCCACAGCGTCGACTACGAGATAGCCAGGGAGAACCGCTGGAGGATGGTTCACTGGGTAACCGAGGGCAAGGCCTGCGAGGTTCTCGTCCCGGATGGAGACGAACTTCTCGTGAGGAAAGGCCTCCTTGAAGCCGATGCAGAGGTTAAAGTTGACGAGGTCGTTCAGTTCGAGCGCTTCGGCTTCGTAAGGATCGACGAAGTTACTCCTGAGAAGGTCGTGGCGATATTTGCCCACAAGTGAAGCCTTCCCTGCTTTTATACTTTATCTGCAAAGAATCAAAAAGAAAAGAGCTCAGGTAGAGCTCTGGGGCATCAGGCTGTCGCCGATTAGGCCAAAGAGGATTATGAGGGCTGCCAGTATTCCAGAGACTATGTAAACTCCGCCGGCCTTGAAGACGCCGAAGAACGCGTAGAGGCCTCCCACCACAAACACCAGCGCCGCTACTCCGACTGCGACCATTGCTGGAGCCGAGAGCTTCTCTCTGACAACCGGATAGAGCTCGAATATTGGTGTAAAGAACGTGGCCGCGACAACTGCCTTGAGAACCATATCCGCTATCGTCGGCGGGGAGTCAAAGATGCCTATCAGGAGAGAGATCCCAACGAGGTAGGTGGCCGCCTTCGTTCTGCTGATTCCCATAATGGGCTCAATTATCTGAAGGCCGACTTCTGCCGTTGGGAGCAGAGAGGTGAGGCCGGCTAAGAACCCTGATATTGCTATGAGAACAAGCAGGCTCTGGTAGTCAGCCAAGATGTCCGGCAGGTCTCCCAATAGCTGAAGGGCAGCCTCCTCCCCACCATAGACGTACGTTAAAAGCCTCTCGGGACTAGTTGGCGCCAGTCCATAGACGACGACTATCGTTGACATAACGCCTATGAGGAGCTGGACTAGAACTCCGGTGCCAATGATGACCTTGGCGTTGAAGCGCTCGTTTATGAAGCTACCCAGCATGAGGTAGAAGGCCATTCCAAGGCCGACTCCGTAGATGGCCCTCTCGGCGGCGGCCCTCACCATGGCGAGCGTTATTCCTTGCCTGGCAACGAGCATGTGCTTTGCCATTCCGAGGAAGGTCGCGTTCTCAGGTATCTGAGTCTTGAAGGCTACCGCAGTCACGAGAATCGCAACGAAGAAGAACACCGAGCCAAGGGCCATTATGGTAAATGTCCTCTCCTTGGCCCTCGTGAGTATCAGGAATACGAGGGCGAACATTAGGATCTTGGCGACGAGCCTCGCCACTGTACCCGTTCCAAGCACAGGGCCGAGTATCGAGAGCATCGTGTTGCTTGTGTAGTATGATAGAAACATTGCTATGACGGCGAATATTGAGAGTATCATCGCCGGCCGATTGGCAGCCTTAGTATAGAGCTCGACGAAGTGGTAACCGGACTTCATGACCACCTCGGCTTCAAGTATGGCCACATAAGTCAGCACCGCCAGGAACACCAGATGCACTGCCAGTCCGGTGATGCCGTACTGGAGCCAGAACTGCGGGAACAGAGCTATGCTTCCGACGCCTGTGGCAAAACCTGCGACAAGAAATACCAGGTAGAGGGTCCACTTTTTGATCTCGTCCATTATTACACCCCCATTGTCCTAACAACTAGCGAAATCCCTGCTAAAAATATTTTGGTTACCCGCCGACTGGCACCCCCTCAAAGGGGACTTCAAGAGGGAGGATAAAAATGAAAACATGTAACGCTCAGATCAAGTCTCTCCATTTTACAAAGCCGAGCAGGAATCTGTGGGGCAGCTTCTCGTGGTGCGGGTGAATTCTCACCGCGTAGTGCCAGCAGGGATCGCCAAGATGCCTGAGAGCGTTGCCCTCGTAAACGTAGAGCCACTCGCCCTCTCCAACTTCCTGAGGATGCCTGAGCTCGACTATGTGGGGCTTCTCTATTTCGTAGCCCTGAGCCCTGACGCCGTAGTAAAGTTCAACCTCGACGTCCTCTGGCTTGAGTCCGTCAAGGTAAACCCTGACATCAAGCCTGCTGCCCTCAACCTTGGCCTCTTTTATCTCCACCCTGTCCCAGGACGAGGTAACCCTGTCCTTCCAGGCCGCTATTTCCTTGGCTCCCCTGTAGTTCTCCCTCGTGAGCCATATGTAGTTGCTCATGGCCTTTGAGTAGAACTTGTCCATGTACTCCTTGACCATTCTGTGCGTGCTGAAGCGCGGGGCTATACTCTTTATGCTCTCCTTCATCATGTATATCCAGCGCTCGCGGTTGTCGTAGTAGGTCGGGATTATTTCCTCCTCGAGTAGGGTGTAGAGGCTCTCAGCGTCCTTCACGTCATCTTCCTCGGTCTCAGGCTCGGTGGTTTCCTCCCCGATAACCCAGCCGTTCTTGCCGTTGTAGCCCTCGACCCACCACCCATCGTAGATGCTCGCGTTGAGGACACCGTTAAGGCCGGCCTTCATACCGCTTGTTCCGCTGGCTTCAAGCGGTCTGCGTGGGTTGTTGAGCCAGACGTCAACTCCTGCTACCATAAGCCTCGCGCTTCCCATGTCGTAGTTCTCGAGGACGAATATCTTGCCCCTGAACTCTGGCATCTGGCTGACCTCGTAAACCCTTCTCAGGAACTCCTTTCCAGCTTCATCGCGTGGATGGGCCTTTCCACCGAAGACAATGTACACTGGCCTTTCTGGGTTGTTAAGTATCTTCTTCAGCCTCTCGAGATCGCTCAGGATGAGTGTTGCCCTCTTGTAGGTTGCAAAGCGCCTGGCAAAGCCTATTATGAGAGCGTTCTCGTCTATCTCCGGTATTGGGTCATCAGTTCCAAGTCTCTTGTTTCTCTCCATTATTTTCTCTCTGAGGAGCTCTATGAACTGCCTCTTTGCCTCGAGGTGGGCCTCCCATAGTTCTTCATCGGGAATCATTTCCACAGCGTACCAGATACCCTCAAGGTTTGTGTGCTCACGCCAGACCTTGCCGATGTAACGGTCGAAGAGCTTCCTCATACTGTTGTGGACCCACGTCATTGTGTGGACGCCGTTGGTTATGCCCTCGATGGGTATCTCGTTGAGGGGAACCCCTGGCCAGAGATCCTTCCACATGCGCTTGCTTACCTCCGCGTGGAGCTGGCTTACGCCGTTGACATAGCTTGAAGTCCTTATGGCTAAGAGGGTCATGTTTATCTGGTCACCCTCGCGACCGAGTTCGAGGAGCTCTTCTCTCCCCTCAAGGAATTTTGAAAGCCTCTTTCTCACCTCTTCAATAGGGAATCTGTCGTGGCCTGCCGGAACCGGCGTGTGGGTTGTGAAAATGGTCGTTCCCCTGACGATGCTCAAAGCTTCCGTGAAGGTGAGACCTTTTTCCGTGTACCATGCTATCCTCTGAAGGTTGGCGAAGGCGGGATGTCCCTCGTTGAGGTGGATTACACCAGGCTCGATGCCGAGAGCCTTGAGCAGTCTCATTCCGCCGATTCCAAGGAGGATCTCCTGTTTTATGCGCTTGTCCATCTCGGCGTTGTAGAGGTAGTCGCAGACCGTTCTGTCCTCTGGACTGTTCTCGGGGACGTCCGTGTCGAGGAGGTAGAGCTTGACCCTACCGACGTTGACCTCGAAGGCCCTCGCGTAGACTATCCTGTCTTCAATTGGAACTTCAATGAGGAGAGGTTTTCCGTCTTTGCCCAGAACGGGTTTTATTGGCATTTCTTCTGGCCTGTACTCGGGGAATATCTCCCTCTGCCTCCCGTTCTCGTCA
The sequence above is drawn from the Thermococcus pacificus genome and encodes:
- a CDS encoding glutamate--tRNA ligase, with amino-acid sequence MEVETLVWKYALVNAYTHKGKANPKAVIGKVLGENPELRPKAKEIIPLVNEIVEKVNALSIEEQEAKLREIYPEFFEEKREKKEEKKGLPPLPKAEKGKVVTRFAPNPDGAFHLGNARAAILSHEYARMYDGKFILRFDDTDPKVKRPEPIFYEWINEDLEWLGFRVDEIHIASDRLEIYYDYAEKLIKMGKAYVCTCPPEKFRELRDKGIACPHRDEPVEVQLERWRKMLNGEYKEGEAVVRIKTDLKHPNPAVRDWPALRIIDNPDHPRVGDKYRVWPLYNFASAIDDHELGVTHIFRGQEHAENETRQRYVYDYLGWEYPVTVHHGRLSIEGVILSKSKTRKGIEEGKYLGWDDPRLGTIRALRRRGIQPEAIRELIIEVGLKRSDTTISWDNLAAINRRIVEPIANRYFFVADPIPMYIEGAEEFTAEIPLHPDHLERGVRRLKFEPGKPVYVSKDDMELFRPGNFVRLKDLFNVEVVEVSENGIKAKFHSVDYEIARENRWRMVHWVTEGKACEVLVPDGDELLVRKGLLEADAEVKVDEVVQFERFGFVRIDEVTPEKVVAIFAHK
- a CDS encoding sodium-dependent transporter encodes the protein MDEIKKWTLYLVFLVAGFATGVGSIALFPQFWLQYGITGLAVHLVFLAVLTYVAILEAEVVMKSGYHFVELYTKAANRPAMILSIFAVIAMFLSYYTSNTMLSILGPVLGTGTVARLVAKILMFALVFLILTRAKERTFTIMALGSVFFFVAILVTAVAFKTQIPENATFLGMAKHMLVARQGITLAMVRAAAERAIYGVGLGMAFYLMLGSFINERFNAKVIIGTGVLVQLLIGVMSTIVVVYGLAPTSPERLLTYVYGGEEAALQLLGDLPDILADYQSLLVLIAISGFLAGLTSLLPTAEVGLQIIEPIMGISRTKAATYLVGISLLIGIFDSPPTIADMVLKAVVAATFFTPIFELYPVVREKLSAPAMVAVGVAALVFVVGGLYAFFGVFKAGGVYIVSGILAALIILFGLIGDSLMPQSST
- the malP gene encoding maltodextrin phosphorylase, which gives rise to MADVSHAVEDSIRAKLPYPLGDLADLAYNYWWSWNRRATKLWEYIDPEHWREYKNPVKLLLDTPEERFRELLKDDDFMNLYELVMDQFTAYMNPRSTWFSTNYPKWDKPIVYLCMEYGISKSLPIYSGGLGILAGDHVKTASDLGLPFIAIGLLYKHGYFRQEIDENGRQREIFPEYRPEEMPIKPVLGKDGKPLLIEVPIEDRIVYARAFEVNVGRVKLYLLDTDVPENSPEDRTVCDYLYNAEMDKRIKQEILLGIGGMRLLKALGIEPGVIHLNEGHPAFANLQRIAWYTEKGLTFTEALSIVRGTTIFTTHTPVPAGHDRFPIEEVRKRLSKFLEGREELLELGREGDQINMTLLAIRTSSYVNGVSQLHAEVSKRMWKDLWPGVPLNEIPIEGITNGVHTMTWVHNSMRKLFDRYIGKVWREHTNLEGIWYAVEMIPDEELWEAHLEAKRQFIELLREKIMERNKRLGTDDPIPEIDENALIIGFARRFATYKRATLILSDLERLKKILNNPERPVYIVFGGKAHPRDEAGKEFLRRVYEVSQMPEFRGKIFVLENYDMGSARLMVAGVDVWLNNPRRPLEASGTSGMKAGLNGVLNASIYDGWWVEGYNGKNGWVIGEETTEPETEEDDVKDAESLYTLLEEEIIPTYYDNRERWIYMMKESIKSIAPRFSTHRMVKEYMDKFYSKAMSNYIWLTRENYRGAKEIAAWKDRVTSSWDRVEIKEAKVEGSRLDVRVYLDGLKPEDVEVELYYGVRAQGYEIEKPHIVELRHPQEVGEGEWLYVYEGNALRHLGDPCWHYAVRIHPHHEKLPHRFLLGFVKWRDLI